In Beijerinckiaceae bacterium, the sequence GGCCTTCACCAAGGTAAAGAGGGCCATGGCGATCCATAGTAACCTTGGGATCCATTGTAATCAGGAACGCCAGACGAGCGCCCGGCCCCCGCCCCGCGCGGACTTGTCTGACCCCGAGCGACCACCTTATACTCGCCGCCCGGGCTCACGCCGGTCAGCGCCACCTGCGTATTCTCCAGGCCATTCTGCTTCACCAGCTCAAAAAGTGTGGCGGCATTCTCAGGCGAGATACGCACGCAGCCATGCGAGACGGGTCTGCCAAGATTCTTTAGGTCGTAGCTGCCGTGGATGGCATGACCGTCTTTCATAAAGAAAACGGAATGTGGCATGGGGGCGTTTTCCCACTGTTTGCTATACCAAATTTCGTTCATAGAGGTGGCAGTATAGGTTCCCGATGGAGTTGAATATCCTGCTCGGCCAGTTGATACCCGCCATCGATATGTTTCTGCCCCATTCAAATAAACTGTCATCAGTTGATTTGTTTTGTCGATGTTGACGAGGACGGCGACCCTCTTGGCTCCGGCCACACCCGCGTCATTCGCTCTGCGGAAGCCGGAGCCCGCACGAGCCGTCACCGGAAAGAGGACCAATGCCGCGTCAATGGCGATCAACAAGAGCGCAATTCTCATCAATTGATTTAAGGATGTGCACATATGCCCCCCCCAAGGCTGCGGAAATGAGCATATGCCCCGCCGCTTCGTAGCACGTTAGCCGGAAACCCCGGGATAAACGCCGAACCGGCACAGATAGTTCCTGCTTTCGGCTGGACCGGAGGCCGAATGCTGGGAGTGGACGGTTTTTAGCGGCGTTTGCCCGCCTGAGCGGCGTCTGGCCGCGCATGCCGACGTTTTTCCGTCATTTGGACGCAATCCCCCCGTGGGTTGGGCTCGAGGCGGCGACAGCGAGGAACAGATTCGCGCCTTCCTGATTCGCCGCTATGGCGATTTCATTTTGCTGAAACCGCCGTTTAAATCCGAGACCTGGTTGCTCTGGGGCGCGCCCTTTCTGATTCTGATTGGGGGGCGGGGCGGTGATCCTGTTCGCAAGGCGGCGGCAATCGCAGTCTGCCTCGGCAAGCGTCTTGACGGAGGCCGAACGCGCCAAGCTCGACACTTTGCTCGACGGCGACGGATCGTAAGAAATTTTTGGTCCAATTATTGTAAGTGCCGATC encodes:
- a CDS encoding L,D-transpeptidase, with product MRIALLLIAIDAALVLFPVTARAGSGFRRANDAGVAGAKRVAVLVNIDKTNQLMTVYLNGAETYRWRVSTGRAGYSTPSGTYTATSMNEIWYSKQWENAPMPHSVFFMKDGHAIHGSYDLKNLGRPVSHGCVRISPENAATLFELVKQNGLENTQVALTGVSPGGEYKVVARGQTSPRGAGAGRSSGVPDYNGSQGYYGSPWPSLPW